GTCAGTCAAATAGTTGTAGTCCTGATATGGAGCAAGTCGTTAATAAGTAGAAAAAAGCTTTGCGGATTTCGCAAAGCTTTTTTTATCCCGCATTAACGGACAGTAACACTCCCACCTCAAAATTCAGCGAAAGCAAAGAAGTTAGGTGGGAGATGAACTGTCCGTAAAAGCCCGATTGGTGAGGGCTAATAATCAGTGGGGGATGGAGAAAACCCCCACTGACTAAAGTTTCACTTTATGATTTGCTATTTAATTTTCACAAGTTGTGATGCGTCTAACCCGATTCCTACTAATTTTTTCATTTTTCCTGTCTCCTTTTTATATAATAGTAAATACAAATGTATTGTTTTTAAAATTTAGAGAAGCAAAAGTGTTTTTGGTTTTAACCTCGACTTCTGATTTCATTTTATAAGAATAACGCCCTTCTACCTATCGAATTAGCTTACAGTAACATTACAATGATGTAATTTAGTGAAAAGAGTTAAAAATGTGAGAAATGGCAACTAAAAACATAACCTTTTTTGATTAGATGTTATTTGTATTACGAACGTTTTATTTAATAAACTCCGAAATTCCTTTTAACAGGAAAAGAATACTTACTACCCAAGTGATTCCTGATAAGGCTAATTGAAGTGAATTTTCTTCTGATGCCATATTGTAGTTAGAAAAGTTAGGTCCAATTAGGAGGGTTATCAGGAGGAATAAGCTTAAAGAAAGGGTTAAGAAGTGTGCAATAAACCAGATGATATTTTTTTCTTTGTACTTAATGAACCAATATATTAGAAGTATTAAAGAAACAATAACTACAAGATAGGAACCTGTAACTAAATACTCTCTAACCTCTTGTTCCATCGGCATATACATATCACCCATTTCATCTAAGCATCTATATCTATTTTTAGTATGAGTCATTATTATTTTGGATAGTCCTTAGGGTGCTGGGAATTGCTTCGAATTGATTGTATATCAATCAGATGTGCCTTTTTGTTTTGACTTCTTTATTTATAGTGGTTTGAATAATTGATTTTGAGGATATCAAAGGATTTGATATGAGGTCAATGTTGAGAAGGGAATGTCATATTATAGTTTGCATATTCAAGAAATAACATGTAAGGACATTTTAGTTTTGATATAATGTACACATAGGCTTTAAAAATGAATATTCTTACTGTAGAGGAAGAATTTTTAGTTTTCCAGGTATTGAATTTGAAATATGAAGCAGTTTATAGGAGGAGTTTAAATGTCTGTTTTTAAACGATTAAGAGATTTAACGATGTCAAATGTGTATGCATTAATTGAAAAGGCAGAAGATCCAGTTAAGATGACGGATCAATATTTACGCGATATGCAAGAGGATGTACAAGAAGCTGAGAAGAGTGTAGCAGCTCAAATTGCGCTTGAGAAAAAGTTTAAATTATTGTTTGAAGAACAAGAAGCACTTGTAAAGAAACGTGAAGAACAAGCACATATGGCTGTTCAAGCAAATAATATTGATCTTGCGCGCCGTGCTTTAGAAGAAAAACAAAATGCAGAGCAAAAGATGAATGAATACAAAGCGAGCTATGAGCAAAATAAAGCAGCAGCTGATAATCTTCGTGCGAAATTGGAAGAAATGCGCAAACAATTAACTGAACTGAGAAATAAACGTGAAACACTTGTGGCGCGTGTGAACGCAGCGAAAGCACAAAAGAATATTAATCAAGCAATGTCTGGATTTGATGCAAATACAGCAAAAGCTGGTTTAAGCCGTATGGAAGAAAAAGCTCTTCAATTAGAGGCTGAAGCAGAAGCAAGCGGTGAAATTTATAAAAAAGAAAAGTCGTTAGATGATGAATTTGCGGCTTTAAATAAAAACTCAGCTGTGGATGATGAACTAGCACGTATTATGAAACAGTATGAGAAATAATATAAAAATGAAAAACTTTTCTTTTTAGGTTGGAGAGAGGATCCGTCTGTGCATAGGAGCGGTCAGTGCCCTTTTTCGCCCCATGCCGCGTGAAAACAAAAAGAGGAGACCTGTTTTTGTTTTCATAGCCGCGGTTTATGTGTTGGAAAATCAAAATGGATATATAGAAGATAAAGGAACCGACATGTCATGAAAATCAATCATGTCGGTTTTCTATTATTCTCTAGAGGAGGTTTCACCATGACATGGATGAATGTGTTAGCCATGCTTGTATGGACAGGAGCAAGCGCTGTTCTTTTATTTGTACTTATGTGGGTTGATTCTATCTTTACAAAATATAACGATTTGGCAGAAATTAAAAAAGGGAATATTGCTGTGACAACGCGCTTTATTATGAAGTTATTTGCGCAAGGATATATTCTGTCACAGTCGATTACGAAAGCAAATGATTTATGGCAAGCACTGCTTGCATCGGCAGTTTCATTCGTTATTTTGTTAGTTGTAGAAATGTTTATCGAACTCATTTTGAAAAAAGTGGCTGGTTTAGATTTAGAAGGGGGAACGAAACAAGGGAATGTTGCACACGCTTTATTAGCTGGTTCGTTACATGTTGTCGGGGCCCTCATTTTAGCAGCTTGTCTATAACGAGAAAAGGAGGGGATAGATTATGAGTTTATTCAAACGAATTAAAAATATAATGAAAAGTCCGGAGCCCGTTAAGCCAGAAAAAAGCCTATTAACGTTAACGCCTGGTGATATGATCGAAGTTTCATTAGTGATGTACGAAATGATTGGAAAAACAAGTATGCATTCTCGGAATGAAATTATTTTAACATTGCAGGACGGGAAGACCATTCGCTATTTGAAAATTGAAAATCGTGAAAGCACCTATTATAAACTATATGCACCAATTGATGGTCGTTTAGATTCTATAAATGAGATTCCAACAACGATTGAAATGGATGATATCGAGTATCATATGGAAGAGCAATATAACGGACGTGTTGTTGTGATGGGGAAAACGCCATTTGCAATATCTGATGAACAACACGTATGGGAGTTCCAATCTGACAACCGGAAGCTACTTCGCATTGAGTGGCAAGATGGCCGTACAATGATGTATGAGGGAGAATCGATTCTTTCTGCTGATGTACAAATTATAAGGGCAACGTAAGGGGGAGGTAATCATGTCAAACCGATTGTTTACCATGATTAAATCATTCATAATCCCTATCTTTGCCATTGTTACGTTACTTGTAATTGCTGGTTTTGCTTTATCGGGGTGTCAAAATGAAAAATCGATTCAAGATCGTTACCCATTAGAATCAGTTGCAAAAGACGGCAAGCAAGAATCATATGTGTATAGGGCCGCCAATCGATCAGTTCCAGAGGTGGCAAAGGAGCTGATTGATGAAAAGGAACCAAAACAAGCGTCTAAAGAAGATGAAAATCAGATGTTCCTTGTGTATTCTGATAAAATATACAACATTCAGAAAGACAAAGAGAAACCATCGGATACATTAGTTGAGATAAGTAACAAAGAGTTTGTCCGTCAAAATTATCAGCCATCTTTCTTACAAGGTTATATTTTAGCAAGTATATTAGACGATATATTTGATTCGCGTAAATCGTATCATGGCGATTACCGTGGATATACAGATCGGAAAAATCAT
This sequence is a window from Bacillus pseudomycoides DSM 12442. Protein-coding genes within it:
- a CDS encoding PspA/IM30 family protein, yielding MSVFKRLRDLTMSNVYALIEKAEDPVKMTDQYLRDMQEDVQEAEKSVAAQIALEKKFKLLFEEQEALVKKREEQAHMAVQANNIDLARRALEEKQNAEQKMNEYKASYEQNKAAADNLRAKLEEMRKQLTELRNKRETLVARVNAAKAQKNINQAMSGFDANTAKAGLSRMEEKALQLEAEAEASGEIYKKEKSLDDEFAALNKNSAVDDELARIMKQYEK
- a CDS encoding DUF350 domain-containing protein, encoding MTWMNVLAMLVWTGASAVLLFVLMWVDSIFTKYNDLAEIKKGNIAVTTRFIMKLFAQGYILSQSITKANDLWQALLASAVSFVILLVVEMFIELILKKVAGLDLEGGTKQGNVAHALLAGSLHVVGALILAACL
- a CDS encoding DUF4178 domain-containing protein, whose product is MSLFKRIKNIMKSPEPVKPEKSLLTLTPGDMIEVSLVMYEMIGKTSMHSRNEIILTLQDGKTIRYLKIENRESTYYKLYAPIDGRLDSINEIPTTIEMDDIEYHMEEQYNGRVVVMGKTPFAISDEQHVWEFQSDNRKLLRIEWQDGRTMMYEGESILSADVQIIRAT
- a CDS encoding DUF4247 domain-containing protein produces the protein MSNRLFTMIKSFIIPIFAIVTLLVIAGFALSGCQNEKSIQDRYPLESVAKDGKQESYVYRAANRSVPEVAKELIDEKEPKQASKEDENQMFLVYSDKIYNIQKDKEKPSDTLVEISNKEFVRQNYQPSFLQGYILASILDDIFDSRKSYHGDYRGYTDRKNHKPVIPERPPTKGEKKTPPPITKQGKGSIIKRSDKVDQKTSVGDKGSITDKETKTVPPSTENKGKIIKSPGGSSGSDVKPKSSIKSPPKNTSPPKTRVGGSGKITKRR